GTCACGCAATTTAAGAATGTTACTTTGGGGGAATCGTCCTGCAAAAAGAGAATGTTACTCATCGTCATCGTTTTCTCTTTCTTTTTTGGTACTTTTTTCTTTCTGTGGAAGCCTGTGGAAAGTTGTGGAAACTGTGGATCGCGGAGTTGGATTCGGGTGAGTCCGGGAAGCCCGATGATAAATGCGATCTAACTTTTTCTCGATGGTTTGGGAGAGTTCGAAAGGATCGAGCGAGGCCAGCAGCGTTTCCAGCGTAGCCACTTTGGCAGGGTCCGCCTGGGAGCAAGAGCGCAGGCGCTGGAAGGGTGTTTGGGGAGAGCTGTAAACGCGCCTCAACCTGGAGCCGACACGCACTTTGCGCAGCAGCTTGAGAGAAGGCAGAAAGAGGTTCTGGAAGAGGCGCAGCTCGTGGCGGTAAAGATCCTGAATGGCCTCGAAGGCCGCCGGGGAGTCGTAGCGCTCATAGCCCAGCACGCGCCGCACGTGGGTCCAGTTCTTCTGCTCGATGTGGGCGTTGTCGTCCTTCTTATAAGGCCGGCCACGGGTGAACTGAATATTTAAGTTCCGGCAATAGCCCAGCAGGTGACGATTGATGAACTCGGAGCCGTTGTCGGAGTCGATGCCGAGCAGGGGAAAGGGCAAAGCCCGGCGCATTTCTTCCATGGCTTCACAGACGCCTTGTTGTCCTTTGCCCATGACCACGCGGGTTTCGACCCAGGTGGTATGAATATCGGTCATGTTGAGGGAATAGCAATACTCGCCGGAAGCGCACTCGCCGCTGTGGGAAACCAGATCGACTTCGGTGAAGCCGGGTGTCCGCACGTCCCAGGCATCGGTCTTCAAAGGAATGTGGTGCTTCAACAGAGTTCCCGGTTTGGTGTGGCCGTACAACCGTTTTCGGATGCGGCGTTTCCGATCCTGCAGGCGGTAGTCGATGGTTCGGGCGCTGATGCGCAGCAGTTGCCGTTCCAGGGCGGGCGATAAAGAAAATCGTTTCCTGGTCCAAGGCATCCACACCGGCAGGATGGCTTTCAAGCGCACCGACCAGGGGTAGCCCGCAGCCTCCCAGATGGCGCTCAGCACCGAGATCAATCGCGATCCGTAGGATCGGCGCCGTGGGGAACGGCGCGGCTTCCCCTCCCTGGGAAGCGGTCCGTTCAGCAGTCGAATGGCATGCTTCCGATGATAGCCGCAGTTGGAACAGAATTCGTCCAGAATGCGCTGCTTCAATACGGCCGGAGCTTCTTGGTACCGGGGGTGAATCTTTCTCAAATATTCCCATTTCGATCGTCCGCTCATGATGCCACCCCTTTCTAGTCGGGTAACATCTT
The genomic region above belongs to Candidatus Omnitrophota bacterium and contains:
- a CDS encoding integrase — its product is MSGRSKWEYLRKIHPRYQEAPAVLKQRILDEFCSNCGYHRKHAIRLLNGPLPREGKPRRSPRRRSYGSRLISVLSAIWEAAGYPWSVRLKAILPVWMPWTRKRFSLSPALERQLLRISARTIDYRLQDRKRRIRKRLYGHTKPGTLLKHHIPLKTDAWDVRTPGFTEVDLVSHSGECASGEYCYSLNMTDIHTTWVETRVVMGKGQQGVCEAMEEMRRALPFPLLGIDSDNGSEFINRHLLGYCRNLNIQFTRGRPYKKDDNAHIEQKNWTHVRRVLGYERYDSPAAFEAIQDLYRHELRLFQNLFLPSLKLLRKVRVGSRLRRVYSSPQTPFQRLRSCSQADPAKVATLETLLASLDPFELSQTIEKKLDRIYHRASRTHPNPTPRSTVSTTFHRLPQKEKSTKKERENDDDE